The genomic stretch CTTTTTCGAGATAACTCAGGGCCATTGCAGGATCGTTTTTGGATCGTTTCGCCTACCAAAGTAAACGACTCTCCCTGATCCGAAAGCGTAAAATGCATTCGTTTTGCCTCCTTTGGACATCCTTTGGGCGGGAAGCCCCCGAAAAGGCGCTTTCCCCTTTAAAAATAGACGAAAGCTTCTATCGTGAACCTCTTCCATGATCCGCCTCGGACTCAATATCGACCACGTCGCCACGCTTCGGCAGGCCCGCTACCGCCATGAATCGGATTCCGCCCATGCGGAGCCCGATCCCGTCCCCCTCGCCCTCCTCGCCGAGAAGGCCGGAGCGAAGGGCATCACCGTCCACCTCCGCGAGGACCGCCGCCACATCCAGGACCACGACGTCCGGCGCCTGCGGAAACAGATCAAAACCGTCCTGAACCTCGAGATGGCCGTCACCCCGGCGATGGTCGCCTATGCGCTGAAGCTGAAGCCGGAAGAGGCCTGCCTCGTCCCGGAGAACCGGCAGGAAATCACGACCGAAGGGGGCCTCGACCTCCTCGGCTCGGAGCGCCGCGTCGCCAACGCCGTCGCCCGGCTGGTGAAGGGCGGCATCGTCCCGAGCCTCTTCATCGATCCCGATCCCGGGCAGATCGACGCCGCCGCCCGGATCGGCGCGCCCTGCATCGAGCTCCACACCGGGGCCTATGCCAATGCCCGGACCGCCGCCGCGATCAGGCGGGAGCTCGAACGCCAGTGGGCCGCCGCCGAGCAGGCCCACGCCCTCGGCCTCCAGGTGAACGCCGGTCACGGCCTCCATTACCGGAACCTCGCCCCCTTCATCGAGACCGTCCCCCATCTCCACACGCTGAACATCGGTCACTCCATCGTCGCCCGCGCCGTCGAGGTCGGCATGGCCGCCGCCGTGAAGGAAATCGTCGCGATCCTGAAGGCCAAGGCCCAGGTCAAAGCCAAAGCTCGGAAGTAAGCCATGAAAGTCCCCCTCCTCGACTTCTCCCGCCAGGACGCCGCCCTCACCGGCGACCTCCGCGCCGCCTTCGAGCGGGTCCTCGCCAGCGGCCAGTTCATCATGGGACCCGAGGTCGAGGCCCTCGAGCGGGAATGCGCCTCCTACCTCGGCGGAGGCGTCGAGGCCATCGGCCTCTCCTCGGGGACCGACGCGATCCTCCTCGCCCTCATGGCGCTCGGGATCGGCCCGGGCGACGAGGTGATCTGCCCCGCCTACACCTTCTTCGCCACCGCCGGATGTGTCTCCCGGACGGGGGCGACGCCGGTCTTCGTCGACGTCCTTCCCGGCTGCTTCACCATCGACCCGTCGCAGGTCGCCGCCCGGATCACGCCGAAGACGAAGGCGATCATCCCCGTCCACCTCTTCGGCCAGTCGGCCGACCTCGAGGCGACCCTCGAGATCGCCAACCGCCACCGGATCCCCGTCATCGAGGACGCCGCGCAGGCGATCGGCACCGAGTTCGAGGGCCGGGCGGTCGGCACCCTCGGACTCATGGGGTGCTATTCCTTCTTCCCGACGAAAAACCTCGGCGCCCTCGGCGACGGCGGCCTCCTCGTCACCCCGGACCGCGCCCTCGGCAAACGCCTCCGCGCCCTCCGCAACCACGGGATGCATGTGAAATACCATCACGAGAGCGTCGGCGGGAACTTCCGCCTCGACGCCCTCCAGGCCGCCTTCCTGCGGGCGAAACTCCCCCGCCTCGACGCCGCCCACGAGGCCCGCCGCGCCAATGCCGCGCTCTACGACAAGCTCTTCGCCGAAAGCGCCCTTCCCTTCGCCTCCCTCCTCCTCCCCCGCCTCTGCCGGGGCAGCCACATCTACAACCAATACGTCATCCGCCTCCCCGCCGAAGGGAACGGCCGCAGCCGCCGGGACGCCCTCCGCCAGCACCTCGCCGACCAGGGGGTGACGACCGAGATCTACTACCCCATCCCCCTCCACCTCCAGGAGTGCTTCGCCCCCCTCGGCTACCGGCCCGGATCCCTTCCCGTCTCCGAGGCGTTGGCGCAGGAAACCCTCGCCCTCCCGATCTTCCCCGAGCTCCGGCCCGAGGAAATCGCCTTCGTCGTGAGGGAAATCGCAACTTTCCTCAAACCGTAGCGTCTCGCAACGGAGAGATGAAGGAGAGATGAACCCGCCCCGCCGCCTCCTGATCGTCCGCCCCGATCGCGTCGGCGACGTCATCATCGCCTCCTCCTGCCTCGCCCACGTCGCGGCGGCCTTCCCCGAGGCCGAGGTCTTCTTCGCGGCGCGGCCCGTCATGGCCCCGCTCTTCCAGGACCATCCCAGCCTTGCCGCCGCCGGATTCTTCGCCCTCCCCGATCCGCGCGCCACCTTCGTCGAACGGGTCCTCCTCCTGCGGCGAAAGCTCAAGGAAGGCCGCTTCGACGCCGTCGTTTCCCTTCATCCCGATCCCGCCCTGAACCTCGCCGCGCAGCTCGCCGGGATTCCCCGCCGGATCGGCTATGGGAGCGGCTGGACCGACTTCGCCCTCACCGGGGCCGTCCCCGACCGCCGGAAGGAATTCCGCATGCGGGAGGCCTCCTACAACTTCGATCTCCTGAAACCGCTGGGCATCGCGGCCCCGGAGGAAGAATCGCTCCGCGCCGTCGTCTCCCTCCCCCGGGCTTCGCGGGAAACGCTCGACCAGAAGCTCGGGGAGGCCGTCGCCGGGCGGCTGAAGCACTACGTCTGCCTCCATCCCTCGGCCTTCTCCCCCATCGCGCGGTGGCCCGTCGCCCACTACCTCGACCTCGCCCTCCGCCTCCGTGCCCGGCACGGCGCCGCCATCGTCCTCGTCGGCCACCAGTTCGACGATCCCTCCCACCGGGAGTTCCGCGCCGGAGCCCAGGCGGCGAATCTCCCCTTCGTCGACCTCACCGGGAAGATCGACCTCGCCGAGTTGGCGTGGCTCCTGCGCGGGGCCCTCGCCCTCGTCACCCGGGACACCGGCCCCAGCCACCTCGCCGCCGCCGTCGATTGCCCCGTCGTCGTCCTCTTCGGCCGGGTCGAGGCCCCCTACGGGCCGACCCGCTGGGCGCCCCTCGGCAACCGGGTCGAAGTCCTCCGCAGCCGCGCCGTCCGCCGCGCCGGGGAAGCCCGCGACGCCTTCTTCCGCCGCACCTTCGCCGAGATCCCCGTCGACGAGGTCGCCGGGGTCCTCGCCCGCCTCCTTCCCTCCTCCTCCCACGCATGAACGCCCTCGCCCACGAAAAGAGCCCCTACCTCCTCCAGCACGCGGAGAATCCCGTCGAATGGCTCCCGTGGGGGCCCGCCGCCTTCGCGAAGGCCCGTGCCGAGCAGAAGCCGATCTTCCTCTCGATCGGCTACTCGACCTGCCACTGGTGCCACGTCATGGCCCACGAATCGTTCGAGAACGAGGCGACCGCCCGCCTCCTGAACGACGGCTTCATCCCGGTGAAGCTCGACCGCGAGGAGCGGCCCGATGTCGACCGCCTCTACATGGCCTACGTCCAGAGCGCGACCGGCCACGGCGGCTGGCCGATGAGCGTCTGGCTGACCCCCGACCTGAAGCCCTTCTACGGCGGCACCTACTTCGCCCCCGACAGCCGCTACGGACGGCCCGGTTTCCCCGACCTCCTGCGCCGGATCGCCCAGCTCTGGAAGACCGAACGCGACGGCATCGTCGCGCAGAGCGAGCGGTTCTTCGCCTCTCTCGCCGAATCGGCCGAGGTCCCCTCCGACGGGACCGCCCTCCAGCCCAAGGTCATCCTCGCCGACGGCTTCGACACCTTCCGCTCCCGCTTCGACGGGCGTGAGGGCGGCTTCGGCCAGGCTCCGAAGTTCCCCCGCCCGGCGATCTTCGACTTCCTCTTCCGCCACGCGGCCCGGCTCCGCCGGGAGAACGCCTCCACGGCCCGGGCCGCCCTCGACATGGCCCTCTTCACCCTCGACAAGATGGCCGCGGGCGGCATGCGGGACCATCTCGGCGGCGGCTTCCACCGCTACTCCGTCGACACCTTCTGGCACGTCCCCCATTTCGAGAAGATGCTCTACGATCAGGCCCAGCTCGCCCTCGCCTACACCGAGGCCTTCCGCATCACGGGCGAGGAACGCCACGCCGTCGTCGTCCGGGAAACCCTCGACTACCTCCTCGACGAGATGGCCCATCCCGAAGGCGGCTTCCACTCCGCCGAGGACGCCGACAGCCTCCCCGAGGGGAGCGCCCCCGGCGGCCACAAGGTCGAAGGGGCCTACTACGTCTGGACCGACGAGGAGATCGTCCGCCATCTCGGTGCCGACGTGCCCCTCTTCGCCTACGTCTACGGCGTCGAGAAAGGGGGCAACACCCCGCCCGGTTCCGATCCCCACGGCGAGTTCGTCGGCCAGAACGTCCTCATCCGCCGCCACTCCAGCGCCGCAGCCGCAGCCCGGTTCTCCCGCTCCGAGGTCGAAGTCGAGATCGCCCTCGCCGCCGCCCGCCGCACCCTCCGCGCCATCCGCTCGAAGCGTCCCCTCCCCCACCGGGACGACAAGATCCTTACCGCCTGGAACGGCCTCGCCCTCTCGGCCCTCGCCGTCGCCGCCCAGGCCCTCGGAGAACTCGAACCCGAGCCTCGCTACCGCGCCGCCGCCGAACGGACCGCCGATTTCCTCCTCACCCGCCTCCGCCAGCCCGGGACGGGCCGCCTCCTCCGCGCCTACCGGGAGGGACCCGGCACCGTCGAGGGCTTCGCCGAAGACTACGCCTGCCTCATCGCCGGGCTCCTCGACCTCTACGAGGCGACCTTCGAGAACCGGTGGCTCTCCGAGGCCGCCGCGCTGCAAAAACAGATGGAGGCCCTCTTCTGGGACCCCGCCGCCGGGGGCTACTTCGCCTCGGCCGGGGACGATCCCTCCCTCCTCCT from Verrucomicrobium sp. GAS474 encodes the following:
- a CDS encoding DegT/DnrJ/EryC1/StrS family aminotransferase, whose translation is MKVPLLDFSRQDAALTGDLRAAFERVLASGQFIMGPEVEALERECASYLGGGVEAIGLSSGTDAILLALMALGIGPGDEVICPAYTFFATAGCVSRTGATPVFVDVLPGCFTIDPSQVAARITPKTKAIIPVHLFGQSADLEATLEIANRHRIPVIEDAAQAIGTEFEGRAVGTLGLMGCYSFFPTKNLGALGDGGLLVTPDRALGKRLRALRNHGMHVKYHHESVGGNFRLDALQAAFLRAKLPRLDAAHEARRANAALYDKLFAESALPFASLLLPRLCRGSHIYNQYVIRLPAEGNGRSRRDALRQHLADQGVTTEIYYPIPLHLQECFAPLGYRPGSLPVSEALAQETLALPIFPELRPEEIAFVVREIATFLKP
- a CDS encoding thioredoxin domain-containing protein — its product is MNALAHEKSPYLLQHAENPVEWLPWGPAAFAKARAEQKPIFLSIGYSTCHWCHVMAHESFENEATARLLNDGFIPVKLDREERPDVDRLYMAYVQSATGHGGWPMSVWLTPDLKPFYGGTYFAPDSRYGRPGFPDLLRRIAQLWKTERDGIVAQSERFFASLAESAEVPSDGTALQPKVILADGFDTFRSRFDGREGGFGQAPKFPRPAIFDFLFRHAARLRRENASTARAALDMALFTLDKMAAGGMRDHLGGGFHRYSVDTFWHVPHFEKMLYDQAQLALAYTEAFRITGEERHAVVVRETLDYLLDEMAHPEGGFHSAEDADSLPEGSAPGGHKVEGAYYVWTDEEIVRHLGADVPLFAYVYGVEKGGNTPPGSDPHGEFVGQNVLIRRHSSAAAAARFSRSEVEVEIALAAARRTLRAIRSKRPLPHRDDKILTAWNGLALSALAVAAQALGELEPEPRYRAAAERTADFLLTRLRQPGTGRLLRAYREGPGTVEGFAEDYACLIAGLLDLYEATFENRWLSEAAALQKQMEALFWDPAAGGYFASAGDDPSLLLRMKEEYDGAEPAANSVAAGNLLRLHRLLGDEAYRERAEAIFRASRRILERAPEAAPRLMAALEEALSPALHLVIVGPSETGDEGTRALLREARRLFLPQRTLLRFVPGEPIPEVFGRQAPFYASLRSLDGKPTAFLCEDFACRLPTSDPVVLRNMLEKHSHSSTEVI
- a CDS encoding pyridoxine 5'-phosphate synthase translates to MIRLGLNIDHVATLRQARYRHESDSAHAEPDPVPLALLAEKAGAKGITVHLREDRRHIQDHDVRRLRKQIKTVLNLEMAVTPAMVAYALKLKPEEACLVPENRQEITTEGGLDLLGSERRVANAVARLVKGGIVPSLFIDPDPGQIDAAARIGAPCIELHTGAYANARTAAAIRRELERQWAAAEQAHALGLQVNAGHGLHYRNLAPFIETVPHLHTLNIGHSIVARAVEVGMAAAVKEIVAILKAKAQVKAKARK
- a CDS encoding glycosyltransferase family 9 protein, which encodes MNPPRRLLIVRPDRVGDVIIASSCLAHVAAAFPEAEVFFAARPVMAPLFQDHPSLAAAGFFALPDPRATFVERVLLLRRKLKEGRFDAVVSLHPDPALNLAAQLAGIPRRIGYGSGWTDFALTGAVPDRRKEFRMREASYNFDLLKPLGIAAPEEESLRAVVSLPRASRETLDQKLGEAVAGRLKHYVCLHPSAFSPIARWPVAHYLDLALRLRARHGAAIVLVGHQFDDPSHREFRAGAQAANLPFVDLTGKIDLAELAWLLRGALALVTRDTGPSHLAAAVDCPVVVLFGRVEAPYGPTRWAPLGNRVEVLRSRAVRRAGEARDAFFRRTFAEIPVDEVAGVLARLLPSSSHA